From the Roseateles sp. XES5 genome, one window contains:
- the fliF gene encoding flagellar basal-body MS-ring/collar protein FliF: MNLLEQLTKVYRNLASLGQAKLAMLAGAAVVSIGLVLAAGILVNKPAYETLYVGLEKTDVNQISLALAEANIDFNTGTDGSSIEVPVGQTGKARLYLAERGLPSSANAGYELFDKVGSLGLTSFMQEVTRVRALEGEIARTIQQISGIAAARVHIVMPERGNFRKAEQVPTASVMIRASAQAGRESAAAIRHLVAASVPGLEVDGVTILDSAGQLLASGDDPENGAINRSLTAVQSVQGEIERNIEKALAPFLGMDNFRASVTAALNTDTQQIQETVYDPESRVERSVRVTRESQKSSQQASNKAATVEQNIPQGGPDGNGDGPQSKDEADKKEEQTNYEINSKTVATVRNGVAVEKLSVAVVVNRARVAAMVGEPVDQAKIDAYIADMQKIVSSAAGLNTERGDVVTITAMEFLDHQLLDEAVPGPGVMEVLTRNLGGIINAAAFLGVAFLVVWFGLRPAVRSVTGGGASANALESDAAGLELPDFSPAAGMGGPGATLMDGFGADFGFDSTDDLLNAGDDGDGAFNRRVKEGPERRLSRMVEISEERAAKILRKWSAEREAA, translated from the coding sequence ATGAATCTGTTGGAACAGTTGACGAAAGTCTACAGGAACCTGGCATCGCTGGGGCAGGCGAAACTCGCGATGCTGGCGGGAGCCGCCGTCGTCTCGATCGGTCTCGTGCTTGCCGCCGGGATCCTCGTGAACAAACCCGCCTACGAGACGCTTTATGTCGGTCTGGAAAAGACCGACGTGAACCAGATCAGCCTCGCCCTCGCCGAGGCCAATATCGATTTCAACACCGGAACGGACGGCTCCAGCATCGAAGTGCCGGTGGGCCAGACGGGCAAGGCGCGCCTCTATCTCGCCGAGCGCGGCCTGCCGAGCAGCGCCAATGCCGGTTACGAACTCTTCGACAAGGTCGGCTCCCTCGGCCTGACCTCCTTCATGCAGGAAGTGACGCGCGTCCGCGCTCTCGAAGGCGAAATCGCCCGCACCATCCAGCAGATCAGCGGCATCGCCGCCGCCCGCGTCCATATCGTGATGCCGGAGCGCGGCAACTTCCGCAAGGCCGAGCAGGTGCCGACGGCCTCCGTCATGATCCGCGCCAGCGCGCAGGCCGGTCGCGAATCGGCCGCCGCCATCCGCCACCTCGTCGCCGCCTCCGTTCCCGGTCTCGAAGTGGACGGCGTGACGATCCTCGATTCCGCCGGCCAGCTTCTCGCCTCGGGCGACGACCCGGAGAACGGCGCGATCAACCGCTCGCTGACGGCGGTCCAGAGCGTCCAGGGCGAGATCGAACGCAACATCGAAAAGGCGCTCGCGCCCTTCCTCGGCATGGACAACTTCCGCGCCAGCGTCACCGCCGCGCTCAACACCGATACGCAGCAGATCCAGGAAACGGTCTACGATCCGGAATCGCGCGTCGAACGCTCCGTCCGCGTCACGCGGGAAAGCCAGAAGTCCAGCCAGCAGGCCTCCAACAAGGCCGCCACCGTCGAGCAGAACATTCCGCAGGGCGGCCCTGACGGCAATGGGGACGGCCCGCAGTCGAAGGACGAGGCGGACAAGAAGGAAGAGCAGACCAACTACGAGATCAACAGCAAGACGGTCGCGACCGTCCGCAACGGCGTCGCCGTCGAAAAGCTGTCGGTCGCCGTCGTCGTCAACCGCGCCCGCGTCGCGGCCATGGTCGGCGAGCCGGTCGACCAGGCGAAGATCGACGCCTACATCGCCGACATGCAGAAGATCGTCTCCTCGGCTGCCGGCCTCAACACCGAGCGCGGCGACGTGGTCACGATCACCGCCATGGAATTCCTCGACCATCAGCTTCTCGACGAAGCGGTGCCGGGTCCGGGCGTCATGGAAGTGCTGACGCGCAACCTCGGCGGCATCATCAACGCGGCTGCCTTCCTCGGTGTCGCCTTCCTCGTGGTCTGGTTCGGCCTTCGCCCGGCAGTCCGCTCGGTCACCGGCGGCGGCGCCTCGGCCAATGCCCTGGAAAGCGATGCGGCCGGCCTCGAACTGCCCGACTTCTCGCCCGCTGCCGGCATGGGCGGCCCCGGCGCCACCCTTATGGACGGCTTCGGCGCGGACTTCGGCTTCGACAGCACGGACGACCTGCTCAATGCCGGCGACGATGGCGATGGCGCCTTCAACCGCCGCGTCAAGGAAGGCCCGGAACGCCGCCTCAGCCGCATGGTCGAGATCAGCGAGGAACGCGCTGCCAAGATCCTGCGCAAGTGGTCCGCCGAGAGGGAAGCCGCCTGA
- the cheD gene encoding chemoreceptor glutamine deamidase CheD: MITDAGTRRVHVIQGEYKVLNDPNVVLTTILGSCVAACMRDPVIGVGGMNHFLLPGSAEALASGGDATRYGVHLMELLINGLLKQGARRDRLEAKIFGGAKTIARFSNVGEQNAMFARQFLMDEGIRIVGESTGGEHGRKLEYWPSSGRARQYALTGVETQKTVALEQRPAPVAKPVESSIEFF; encoded by the coding sequence ATGATAACAGACGCCGGGACGCGCCGCGTCCATGTCATCCAGGGCGAATATAAGGTCCTCAACGACCCGAATGTGGTGCTCACCACCATTCTCGGGTCTTGCGTGGCCGCCTGCATGCGCGACCCGGTGATTGGCGTCGGCGGCATGAATCACTTCCTGCTGCCGGGCTCGGCCGAGGCTCTGGCCTCGGGGGGCGATGCCACACGCTACGGCGTGCATCTGATGGAACTTCTGATCAACGGCCTCCTCAAGCAGGGCGCCCGCCGCGACCGGCTGGAGGCGAAGATCTTCGGCGGCGCCAAGACGATCGCCCGCTTCTCCAATGTGGGCGAGCAGAACGCGATGTTCGCCCGCCAGTTCCTGATGGACGAAGGCATCCGGATCGTCGGCGAAAGCACCGGCGGCGAACACGGACGCAAGCTGGAATACTGGCCGTCGAGCGGCCGGGCCCGGCAATATGCCCTGACGGGCGTCGAGACGCAGAAGACGGTGGCGCTGGAACAGCGGCCCGCACCGGTCGCCAAGCCGGTCGAAAGCTCGATCGAATTCTTCTGA
- a CDS encoding response regulator, protein MSIAEKIKVLIVDDQVTSRLLLGDALQQLGFKQITAAGDGAQGMAIMAQQPHHLVISDFNMPKMDGIEFLQAVRSNPNTKKAAFIILTAQGDRALVQKAAALGANNVLAKPFTIEKMKAAIEAVFGALK, encoded by the coding sequence ATGTCTATCGCTGAAAAAATCAAAGTACTCATCGTTGACGACCAGGTGACGAGCCGCCTGCTGCTGGGCGATGCCCTGCAACAGCTCGGCTTCAAGCAGATCACCGCGGCCGGCGACGGCGCGCAGGGCATGGCCATCATGGCCCAGCAGCCGCACCACCTCGTCATCTCCGACTTCAACATGCCGAAGATGGACGGCATCGAGTTCCTTCAGGCGGTTCGGTCCAACCCGAACACCAAGAAGGCGGCCTTCATCATCCTCACCGCGCAGGGCGACCGCGCGCTGGTGCAGAAGGCGGCCGCGCTCGGTGCGAACAACGTTCTCGCCAAGCCGTTCACCATCGAAAAGATGAAGGCGGCTATCGAAGCCGTGTTCGGGGCATTGAAATGA
- the cheB gene encoding protein-glutamate O-methylesterase CheB, whose product MMAPARVLVVDDSPTMRGLITAVLNADPDVNVIGQAGDAMEARNAIKQLNPDVVTLDIEMPNMNGLEFLDKIMKLRPMPVIMVSTLTHRGAEASLMALEIGAFDCVGKPQPGDARPFGDLAEKVKAAARSQRRFHAEPPPLAPTASNVNPAASYKPGRRVVAIGSSTGGVEALIAVLQKFPVNCPPTVITQHMPPSFTKSFADRLNRLCAPVVQEATDGARLEIGKIYLAPGGDRHLQIANPHAPCCRLIERDPVNGHRPSVDVLFDSVAELAGRNAVGVILTGMGRDGAAGLLKMRHAGARTIGQNEKTCVVYGMPRVAFELGAVEHQYPLSSIGEEILKITAARREGSE is encoded by the coding sequence ATGATGGCACCCGCGCGCGTACTCGTCGTCGACGATTCGCCGACCATGCGCGGCCTGATCACGGCCGTGCTCAACGCCGACCCCGATGTCAACGTCATCGGCCAGGCGGGCGATGCCATGGAAGCCCGCAACGCGATCAAGCAGCTCAATCCCGACGTCGTGACGCTGGATATCGAGATGCCGAACATGAACGGGCTCGAATTCCTCGACAAGATCATGAAGCTCCGGCCGATGCCGGTCATCATGGTCTCCACGCTGACCCATCGCGGCGCCGAGGCCTCGCTGATGGCGCTGGAAATCGGCGCCTTCGACTGTGTCGGCAAGCCGCAGCCGGGCGATGCCCGTCCCTTCGGCGACCTCGCCGAGAAGGTCAAGGCCGCCGCCCGTTCGCAGCGCCGCTTCCACGCCGAGCCGCCGCCGCTCGCGCCGACGGCCTCCAACGTCAACCCGGCCGCCAGCTACAAGCCCGGCCGCAGGGTCGTCGCCATCGGTTCGTCGACGGGCGGCGTCGAGGCGCTGATCGCCGTCCTGCAGAAATTCCCGGTCAACTGCCCGCCGACCGTCATCACGCAGCACATGCCGCCGAGCTTCACCAAGAGCTTTGCGGACCGGCTGAACCGTCTCTGCGCGCCCGTGGTGCAGGAAGCGACGGACGGCGCGCGGCTGGAGATCGGCAAGATTTATCTGGCGCCCGGCGGCGACCGGCACTTGCAGATCGCCAATCCGCACGCGCCCTGCTGCCGGCTGATCGAGCGCGACCCGGTCAACGGCCATCGCCCGTCGGTGGATGTGCTGTTCGATTCTGTGGCCGAGCTTGCCGGCCGCAACGCCGTCGGCGTCATCCTGACCGGCATGGGCCGGGACGGGGCGGCAGGCCTATTGAAAATGCGCCACGCAGGGGCGCGGACCATCGGTCAGAACGAAAAAACCTGCGTCGTATATGGAATGCCGAGAGTGGCTTTCGAGCTGGGCGCCGTCGAGCACCAGTATCCGCTCTCCTCCATAGGGGAGGAAATCTTGAAGATCACTGCGGCCCGTAGAGAAGGGAGCGAATAA